One Argiope bruennichi chromosome 5, qqArgBrue1.1, whole genome shotgun sequence DNA segment encodes these proteins:
- the LOC129969557 gene encoding protein unc-93 homolog A-like, whose product MRIEKQESQKGERMKFSRLRIIKNLTIISFSFVLLFTAYNGLSMLQSTMNKMGGVGTVSQAVVYISFGLSSLLLPNFIIKKLGTKNTLLFAMILYLPYIAANFYPMWITLIPSAVLIGIGASILWGSQCTYFNESSVIFCTLDEDGVVEILNHVGETSSIRTSSERLSQYSSPHQSTEELSSSNNNSKCGIVNCQLSIRNIKRKSFEELSRKDSNNSNKSEVNTDSLKRQLQAKISSEGIQNNACDSLKRQHQVTGQPDGIQNSKGDSLKRQYHAGQQTDDHMQQKKRQLSNINEEDISIIFKSKPLEVSKQILPQGISSLPSDAIPRKDTGELEIFETYAAIDSANACFFGCHGLAYYSAQVWSNLMTYYVLHKHKSHNFSRIYSCSCGADFCDPEPECVNDDTDDITPDTRYMLTGLSVGLGVIAVLLILLFLDPLNKAKEPVTFSWKQVLATFNHSKKKEQLFLVPLSLYVGMAQGFYTADITKSYIACAWGTSHIGLVTVFYGLACALSSTVSGCLVQFMGRIPIFLIGQIGNIINYTFLLMWSPEVHHPFMFYLAAALWGIITGLFWSQLQAFYGVLFQGDEEAAFGSYYLYSSMGWTISFLYSNYICTAIKIYILCSISCIGIVGYLITERKHHIRKKQMNEPD is encoded by the exons atgagaattgaaAAACAAGAAAGCCAGAAGGGTGAGAGGATGAAATTCAGCCGACTTCgtatcatcaaaaatttgacgatcatttcgttttcatttgttcttttgtTTACGGCTTACAATGGCCTCAGCATGCTTCAGAGCACTATGAACAAAATGGGAGGAGTTGGTACAGTTTCACAAGCAGTCGTGTACATTTCGTTTGGTTTATCATCATTATTACTACCTAACTTCATCATTAAAAAACTGGGCACTAAGAATACCTTATTATTTGCCATGATTCTGTATTTGCCTTATATTGCAGCTAATTTCTACCCAATGTGGATTACTTTGATTCCTTCTGCAGTTCTCATTGGCATAGGGGCCTCTATCCTTTGGGGTTCTCAATGTACATACTTTAACGAATCCTCTGTCATATTTTGCACGCTGGATGAAGATGGCGTCGTTGAGATTTTGAATCACGTAGGCGAAACTTCATCTATTCGCACGAGTTCCGAAAGGCTGTCACAGTACAGTTCACCACATCAAAGTACAGAAGAATTATCATCCAGTAACAATAACTCTAAATGTGGTATCGTGAATTGCCAGTTGTCCATCCGAAATATCAAACGTAAAAGTTTCGAAGAATTAAGCAGAAAAGATTCGAATAATTCAAACAAATCGGAAGTAAATACAGATTCACTGAAAAGACAGCTTCAAGCTAAAATATCATCAGAGGGAATTCAAAACAATGCATGTGATTCACTAAAACGACAACATCAGGTTACGGGACAACCAGATGGCATTCAGAACTCAAAGGGTGATTCTCTAAAGAGGCAATATCATGCTGGACAACAGACTGATGACCATATGCAACAAAAAAAGAGGCAATTAAGTAACATAAATGAAGAAgatattagcattatttttaaatctaaacctCTAGAAGTTTCAAAGCAAATTTTACCACAAGGAATTAGTTCTTTACCTTCGGATGCAATTCCTAGAAAAGACACCGGTGAATTAGAAATTTTCGAAACATATGCCGCTATTGATTCGGCTAATGCATGCTTCTTTGGCTGTCATGGATTAGCATACTATTCAGCTCAAGTCTGGAGTAATTTAATGACCTATTATGTCCTTCATAAGCATAAATCTCATAATTTCAGCAGAATTTATAGCTGCTCATGTGGAGCGGACTTCTGTGATCCGGAGCCTGAATGTGTAAATGATGATACTGATGATATTACTCCAGATACTCGATACATGCTAACAGGACTATCAGTTGGATTAGGAGTCATTGCAGTCTTGCTAATCTTGTTATTTTTGGATCCTTTGAACAAAGCCAAAGAGCCCGTGACGTTTTCATGGAAACAAGTTCTTGCAACCTTTAATCATTCCAAAAAGAAAGAACAATTGTTTCTGGTGCCGTTGTCGCTTTATGTTGGAATGGCTCAAGGATTTTATACAGCTGATATTACTAAg tctTACATCGCATGTGCTTGGGGCACCTCTCATATTGGGCTTGTCACAGTTTTCTACGGTTTGGCATGTGCCCTGTCATCGACAGTATCTGGTTGTCTTGTCCAGTTCATGGGCAGAATACCCATCTTTCTGATTGGCCAAATCGGGAATATAATCAACTACACCTTCCTACTTATGTGGAGTCCAGAAGTTCATCATCCATTCATGTTTTATCTGGCAGCTGCCCTTTGGGGAATCATTACGGGGTTATTCTGGTCACAATTGcaag CATTTTATGGAGTCTTGTTTCAAGGAGACGAAGAAGCAGCTTTTGGCAGCTATTATCTCTACAGTTCCATGGGATGGACTATATCTTTCTTGTACAGCAATTATATTTGCACGGCCATAAAAATTTACATCCTGTGCAGCATATCATGCATCGGAATCGTAGGGTATTTAATTACTGAAAGGAAGCACCACATAAGGAAGAAGCAGATGAACGAACCGGACTGA